AGCGAAAAGTATTTACCTTGTAGGGCAGAGATAGAAAAAATATGAAGAAAAAATCTAAAAAGTAGAATGAATTCCTATATTGAATATAGTTAATACGGAGACCGTGTAGATGAAAATAACTGACGAGAATGAAGAAGGGATGAGAGAAGAGGAGGAAGCAAGGAAGGCGGAAGAAGAGCAAAAGGATCAACCTTTATCAACAAGAGTAATTAAGATATTAACTTTTTATTTAGTTATAGGTTTTTTAGCTTGGAATTTATTTAATTTTATCTTCAGTTCTAATTTTTGTAGTATCAAAGAAATTATTATCCAGGGGAATAATTATCTAAGCGAAGAAGAAATATTATTTAGATCCGGGATAAATTTGGGCGAAAACATCTTTAAATTAGACCTTAAAAAATCTATAAATTCTTTAAAACAGGAACCTCGGATAAAAGAAGTAGAGATCAAACGAGTAATACCCAATAAAATCATTATTTGTTTGACTGAAAGAGAAGCAGCAGTAAGTGTCCGTTTAGGTGAAGAATATTTTCTATGTGCC
The genomic region above belongs to Candidatus Atribacteria bacterium and contains:
- a CDS encoding FtsQ-type POTRA domain-containing protein; amino-acid sequence: MKITDENEEGMREEEEARKAEEEQKDQPLSTRVIKILTFYLVIGFLAWNLFNFIFSSNFCSIKEIIIQGNNYLSEEEILFRSGINLGENIFKLDLKKSINSLKQEPRIKEVEIKRVIPNKIIICLTEREAAVSVRLGEEYFLCAKEGIVLSKTSESGEALTLPLISGLEIDKIDIGEIIDKPEFRTALESINLTEVILPKKFCRVEILSPDDFMICDKDETLKLRVNTAEVIISKENLIREALEKIEREKLLIEYIDIRFKDSLLIKLKK